The sequence below is a genomic window from Bos taurus isolate L1 Dominette 01449 registration number 42190680 breed Hereford chromosome 7, ARS-UCD2.0, whole genome shotgun sequence.
ATTGGATTCATGTTCAGGATGCTGAGGAGGCCTGGAAACTCCTGAAAGTGGGTCGTAAAAACCAGAGCTTTGCCAGCACCCACCTGAACCAGAACTCTAGCCGCAGGTTAGTAGGttaatgagtcagcctttcactGTGTTTCAGGAAACATTAGTCCTCCACCTGATCATAGAAGATATgcagtgacttttattttttttaacttctagtCATAGCATCTTCTCAATCCGGATCCTGCACCTTCAGGGGGAAGGAGATATAATCCCCAAGATTAGCGAGTAAGTTTTTCCATTTAGAAATTTGGGCTTTGGGGCCATAAAtggtggttgggggaggggacaaGGCAGTCCTCAAAGGAATTATTTCCATTAGATTCATGTTCTCTTTCCTTGGGTACAGAGTTTCTTCACAGGCCCTCCCCTCCCTAGAACTATATGAAGGGGCTAAAAAGCATATAACATGGGGCCCTAATGTCAGATCCTGTCCATCACTCAAGGTTATCACTCTGTGATCTCGCTGGCTCAGAGCGCTGCAAAGATCAAAAGAGTGGTGAGCGGCTGAAGGAAGCAGGAAACATTAACACTTCTCTGCACACCCTGGGCCGCTGTATCGCTGCCCTGCGCCAAAACCAGCAGAACCGGTAAGCTTTTCACTGCAAGCCAGGATGGCCTGGCACTCTGCAGTTTGCTAAAAGACTTCCTGATCATCACAGGGGCTAGTGCTAGTATCTCCTCAGGGGCTAGAGCTCTGCTCACAGCACTATTCTCTTTAATTCCCTGCCAGCTCAAAGCAGAACCTGGTTCCCTTCCGTGACAGCAAGCTGACTCGAGTGTTCCAAGGCTTCTTCACAGGCCGAGGCCGCTCCTGCATGATTGTCAATGTGAATCCCTGTGCGTCTACCTATGATGAGACTCTTCACGTGGCCAAGTTCTCAGCCATTGCTAGCCAGGTGCGAAGCTATAGGTGTGATGATTGTGCTCACTTTGGGCTGGTACCTGTACTTCAGAAAGCAACTAGGAACTAGTAATGGATTcgattaagatttttttcccctcacagcTTGTGCATGCTCCACCTGTGCAACTTGGATTTCCATCGATACATTCATTCCTCAAGGAACACAGTCTGCGCGCTTCTCCCAGCTTAGAGACTGGAGCTAAGACTGACCCAGGCCTTGGTGATGACATTGAAAATGAAGTTGACATCTCCACATATGGGAAGGAGGTGAGAATGCAAGAAAACTTTGGTGCAGCGGCTTGATGGCTATACATTTTCCATGCTATGTGCCAAGTGGACCTGTACCTTTTTAGGGCATGGACTTCTGATAACCTCTGACCTGTGTGTCCCTCCTAGGAGCTCCTACAGGTGGTAGAAGCCATGAAAGCACTGCTTTTAAAAGAACGGCAGGAAAAGTTGCGGCTGGAGGTGCAGCTCCGTGATGAAATTTGCAATGAGATGGTGGAGCAGATGCAACAACGAGAACAGTGGTGCAGGTACCAGCCGAGTAACCCCTCTTGTTCTAGACCGTAGGGTAGGAAGTAGAGACTAGGATGGAGTAGTGCCTCAAGATCTGCTTTCCAAGCTCACTCCTCAGAATCTGCACtgacttctcttttctcctctgacAGTGAACATTTGGACACACAAAAGGAACTACTAGAGGAACTGTATGAAGACAAACTAACAATCCTCAAGGAGTCACTGACAAGTTTTTACCAAGAAGAACTTCAGGTGAGTTGCCCTGAACCAGCCCCAAGTAGCTGCTCAGATTCCCATCGCTAGCTTGCCTGAGATAAAGTAGGGGCGGAATGTGTAATTCACCTTTCTCTTGTCTCCTTAGTGCTTTATGTCAATCTGTGTTTGATGAACTGATTTAGAGTTTGGCCAAGAAATGGTGTAAATGCTAATTTACAGGGAAATTTTTGTTCATTCTTCAGTCATCTATACCTGTAGGATTCATCTGACTCTGAACAGAATTGTGTTCTGTTTCCCTTTAGGAGCGAGATGAGAAGATTAAAGAGCTAGAAGCTCTCCTGCAGGAAGCCAGACAGCAGCAAGTGGCCCATCAACCCTCAGGGTCTGAACTGTCCCTACGGCGGTCACAAAGATTGACTTCTGTTTCCACCCAGCAGTTCCACGAGATTAAAGCTAAACTGGAACAATGCAAAGCAGAGCTAAACTCCACCACTGaaggtgaggagggagagagggcaggaagCAGAAGTATTTCAGGGAAAGCTGTTCTTCAAACTTGGGCCTTCTGGGGCCAACTCCAGCATAATTTCCTTGACTGCCAAGCTACATCCCCCTGACGTTTCATTCTGGGATGCACATGGCCTCACTTGTTATGTTTTTTGAATACTACTGTTAATTCAGTTAAAGAGTCCAAGGCTAGAAAGCCTACACATGTGAGgttattgtttctttccttcagaGTTGCAGAAGTACCAGAAAATGTTAGAACCCCCACCCTCAGCCAAGCCTTTCATCGTTGATGTGGACAAGAAGTTAGAGGAGGGCCAGAAGGTAATTAGCTTTCTCCGTTACCAAAGCTCTCACCTAAGACAGTTTCCAGCACTGTATCCCTGATTTATGTGAGGACAAGATGCTTTCTGTGCCATCCTGGAGTGGCTACTGCATTCTTACGGCTAGCCTTCTAATTTTACTTCTCTCCAGATGGTTCTCTGACTCCTATAGATCACTTGGCGTGATGTCTTGACCACAATTTGGTTCCTACTCTTCCTTTTTCAGAATATAAGGCTACTGCGGACAGAGCTTCAGAAACTTGGTGAGTCTCTCCAGTCAGCGGAAAGAGCCTGTTGCCACAACACTGGAGCAGGAAAACTTCGCCAAGCCTTGGCCACTTGTGATGACATCTTAATCAAACAGGTTGGGGCAGCCTATATATCACTTTCTCCCATCAGCCCATGTCAGAGTATATATGAGGaagataaaaaagatttttagGCTAATCTTTTAGTGAGGGGAGTTTCTCTTCTTGCAAAGTAACCATTCACTAAGTACAAGGCGTTATGCTAAGTAATTATAGGCTTTTTCTGTTATAACTGTCCTAGGGAGGGAGATACTACCATATTTCATCCAAGATGCTTAAACTGCAGGAAACCATAGTAAAACAAAACACTAACAATTAAGCTATGACACTGTCATCAATAAATGTACCCTGATTCCATCCAGATATATggaaatgtaaaaaaatacatCCTAATTTGATACCCACCCAGGAACTGAGGCTCTTGGAGGTTAAGTAAAATTATTCAGGCTCATACCACCTGATGTGTTAGAAAGGTCCTTCTATTCAGTGCTATTTGTTTGGGTCTTAAAAACCAATAcgcaccccccacacacacaccattcaaTTAAAGCTCTGACCATACAGAGCTAATCTTTGTAAAAAGAAGTTTTATTAACTATAGTGTGTATTACCTTGCCCTCTTGAGTTTCTCTAATAGATCAGacagaaaatgttttctataaCTCTGTTCATCTTCCTTAGGATCAGACACTGGCTGAGTTGCAGAATAATATGACACTAGTAAAACTGGACCTTCGGAAGAAGGCAGCATGCATCGCGGAGCAGTATCATACTGTGCTGAAACTCCAAGGCCAGGCTTCTACCAAAAAGCGCCTTGGTGCCAACCAGGAAAACCAGCAACCAAACCAACAGCCCCCAGGGAAGAAACCGTTTCTTCGTAACTTACTTCCCCGAACACCCACCTGCCAAAGTTCAACAGACTGCAGCCCTTATGCCCGAATCCTGCGCTCAAGGCGTTCCCCTTTACTCAAATCTGGGCCTTTCGGCAAAAAATACTAAGGTTGTGAGGAGACAGCACTCCCCACAGGTGGGTCTGCTGCTCAGTTTAAGAAACAGGTTTCTTTAAAGctttaccatatatatataccagAAACTCTATCTAAAATGCAATATTCAGACACTAGTAGTAGTTTTTCTCCCTTTTGTAATATAATCACCTATGTAATCGTACACTTTTTTACTTATATGGTTTCTGTGCACACaaaagttatattaaaataaagatattattcACGTTTTATATCTGAATTCCAAATCTAGCATTATCATTGAAGTAAATTATAAAAGGGgcagaaaaactgaaaatcaaataTCATCCAGGCCCCTGGGAACTTTGCACAGGAATGGCAGTAGAGACCAGCAACTGGTATACAGCTAACCCAAGAAATCTTAGTAAGAAATGAATTCAAGAGATACTAGATATTCTAAACCTTCCTTAATAAAAAGTGAAGTGTCATATGTTAGGAGATGAATGGGTAACAGACTTGTTCTGGAAAAAGAATCAAGGAAGGCTGGGCCCTGAGCTCAGAATAACCCATAGTATCCACTGTACAAACCAATCACAGCAGACATAATCACAGCATATTACCTCCTACGGAACACACAAGCACAGGCCAGAAACTCTCCAAGAATACAGCAGAAATGATTACTTTTACCTTGTCTAACAGGTGAAGGTTAGAAAAAATCATTCTGCTGGagatggggcggggggggggggggggagacaCAAACAATTAcgtcaaaaatatttattaaaacagaCCGACTCAAAGAGTTTATTCTTATCTGTATAGTCACAAAAGTTACACACCCAAATATCTGTGAAACTCTGTAATCCTGTCTCCTTGCTCTGCTTTAGTAGGGGTATAGCTAACTCTAGACATGTTTCCCCTTAGTAGGGGCCATCAGTTCCACACTCAGTGAGTCCTTTTGCCCCTTTGTTCAACTCTACTTGTTACTTCCAATTTGAAAGTTTCTAGGAGACACCCCAAAATCATGTTTTGGAAGAATGTCTTCCTAGTGAGAACAAAAGTACAGCTAGAATCCATTTAAAACTAATCTCTGATATCAAAGTAGTCATGCTCAGCACATCAAAGAATGATGAGTCATGTCTGTCTATCCAGTGCCCTGACCTTCCTAGGGTATCCAGTGCCCTATTGTCAGCAGAGGGTAAAGTGGCAGgctttcttccttgcctttctAAAGAAATCTCCCACTCCCAGCagcatttaaattttgtttctgtaGACTTGCCTGTGCTAAAGTGCTGTTAAAGGGATGTTTTGTGGGGGTGCCAAAAGACCTGGGAAAAAGGCCAAGATCTGTAGCCACTCTAAACAGAAGGGAGATAGAAGTGCTTCAAACTGGCAGAAGACAGTATCTGTTCCTGCCAGTCTACTGTTCCTTCTGTCAGTCTACTCTGAAGGTGATTCTGTAAGCTGTCCCCAAGGAGttgtaaaacaaaaagaaataaggtCCTTGGAAAAATAGACATGGCTGTTCTTTACATGGAGATAAGGCTTAATATGGGTCTGGCAATGTTCTGGTTTGAAAGCAGCCAACTATGGCGTGACTGAAGACAGGTTGAGTGG
It includes:
- the KIF20A gene encoding kinesin-like protein KIF20A codes for the protein MSQGILSPPAGLLSDEEVVVSPMFESTAADLGSVIRKDLLSDCSVISTSLEDKQVPSEDGTEKVKVYLRVRPLLPSELERQEDQGCVCIENMETLALQAPKDSFAQKSNERGIGQATHRFTFSQIFGPEVGQASFFNLTVKEMVKDVLKGQNWLIYTYGVTNSGKTYTIQGTIKDGGILPRSLALIFNSLQGQLHPTPNLKPLFSNEVMWLDSKQIRQEELKKLALLNGGLQEEELSTSLKKSVYIDSRMGTSTSFDSGIAGLSSSSQFPSSSQLDEMSHRWAQPDTVPVSVPADLRFSIWISFFEIYNELLYDLLEPPSQQRKRQTLRLCEDQNGNPYVKDLNWIHVQDAEEAWKLLKVGRKNQSFASTHLNQNSSRSHSIFSIRILHLQGEGDIIPKISELSLCDLAGSERCKDQKSGERLKEAGNINTSLHTLGRCIAALRQNQQNRSKQNLVPFRDSKLTRVFQGFFTGRGRSCMIVNVNPCASTYDETLHVAKFSAIASQLVHAPPVQLGFPSIHSFLKEHSLRASPSLETGAKTDPGLGDDIENEVDISTYGKEELLQVVEAMKALLLKERQEKLRLEVQLRDEICNEMVEQMQQREQWCSEHLDTQKELLEELYEDKLTILKESLTSFYQEELQERDEKIKELEALLQEARQQQVAHQPSGSELSLRRSQRLTSVSTQQFHEIKAKLEQCKAELNSTTEELQKYQKMLEPPPSAKPFIVDVDKKLEEGQKNIRLLRTELQKLGESLQSAERACCHNTGAGKLRQALATCDDILIKQDQTLAELQNNMTLVKLDLRKKAACIAEQYHTVLKLQGQASTKKRLGANQENQQPNQQPPGKKPFLRNLLPRTPTCQSSTDCSPYARILRSRRSPLLKSGPFGKKY